A window of Nocardiopsis sp. Huas11 genomic DNA:
AGCGGTAGGCCACGTCGATGGTGATGCCCTGCTCCCGCTCGGCGCGCAGGCCGTCGGTGAGCAGCGCCAGGTTGGTCTGCTCCTCGCCGCGCGCGGTGCTGGTGCGCTCCACCGCGTCGAGCTGGTCCTCGAAGATGGACTTGGAGTCGAACAGCAGTCGGCCGATCAGGGTGCTCTTGCCGTCGTCGACGGATCCCGCCGTCGCGAACCGCAGAATGTCGTTGTTCATGCCTGGTCCCTGGAGAAGAGGTTCGTGCGCCCGGAACGCCGGGATGCGAGTCGTGGACGGGGCCGGTGCGTGCCCGGCCGACGCGCCCCGCCGGGGCGGGACGGGGCCGGTGCGTGCCCTAGAAGTAGCCCTCGCGCTTGCGGTCCTCCATGGCCGCCTCGCTGGTCCGGTCGTCGGCCCTGGTCTGTCCGCGCTCGGTGATCCGGGTCGCGGCGATCTCGGTGATGATGTCGTCCAGCTCCGCCGCCGTGGACTTGACCGCGCCCGTGCAGGTGAGGTCGCCGACGGTGCGGTAGCGCACGGTCTCGTTGAACACGGTCTCGGTCTCGTCGCGCTGGATGAGCGGCGAGTCGGAGAGCAGGATGCCGTCGCGCTCGAACACCCGGCGCTCGTGGGCGAAGTAGATCGAGGGCAGGTCCAGGCGCTCGCGGCGGATGTAGTTCCACACGTCGAGCTCGGTCCAGTTGGAGATCGGGAAGACCCGGATGTGCTCGCCCCGGTTGATCCGGGTGTTGAACACGCTCCACAGCTCGGGCCGCTGGTTCTTGGGGTCCCACTGGCCGAACTCGTCGCGGAAGGAGAAGACGCGCTCCTTGGCGCGGGCCTTCTCCTCGTCGCGGCGGGCGCCGCCGAAGGCGGCGTCGAAGCCGTTCTCCTCGATCGCCTCCAGCAGCGCGGCGGTCTGCAGGCGGTTGCGGCTGGCCCAGCGGCCGGTGGGCTCGCTGACCTTGCCGGCGTCGATCTGCTCCTGGACCGAGGCCACCACCAGGCGGACCCCGGCCTCGGCCACGCGCCGGTCACGGAACTCGATGACTTCCTCGAAGTTGTGACCGGTGTCCACGTGCATGACGGGGAAGGGGACGGCACCGGGCCAGAAGGCCTTCTCGGCAAGACGGAGCATCACGATGGAGTCCTTGCCGCCGGAGAAGAGCAGCACGGGCCGCTCGAACTCCGCGGCCACCTCGCGCATGATGAAGATCGCTTCGGCCTCGAGAACGTCCAGCTGGGAAAGCTGGTACCGCCCGGGTGCCTGCTGACTCGCCTGACCCATGAATCCGCCTTAGTAATCCTGTCACGGCCGACGGCGGAGGGGTCCTTCGCTCAGCCCCCCGCGTGCGGACCGGCGCTGTCCAGGTCCGCGCCGTCGCGGATGCTTGCCAACAACATACCCGACAATTCCGATCGACATACAAGGACATCGGGGAGTAGCGGGTCGGCTACGTTATAGCGCAGCGGTGAGCCGTCGATGCGCGACGTGTGCAGGCCCGCGGCTCGCGCGACCGCGACCGGCGCGGCGCTGTCCCACTCGTACTGGCCGCCCGCGTGCACGTAGATGTCGGCGATGCCGAGCATCACTGCGCAGATCTTGGCGCCCGCCGATCCCATCGGGACCACCTCGGCGCCGAGCTGGGTGGCCATCCGCTGCACGAACGCGGGCGGCCGGGTCCGGCTGGCGGTGATGCGCAGCCGCTGACCGGCCGGGCGCTCCTCCGGCAGCCACGGCGGGTCGACCGT
This region includes:
- the cysD gene encoding sulfate adenylyltransferase subunit CysD — its product is MGQASQQAPGRYQLSQLDVLEAEAIFIMREVAAEFERPVLLFSGGKDSIVMLRLAEKAFWPGAVPFPVMHVDTGHNFEEVIEFRDRRVAEAGVRLVVASVQEQIDAGKVSEPTGRWASRNRLQTAALLEAIEENGFDAAFGGARRDEEKARAKERVFSFRDEFGQWDPKNQRPELWSVFNTRINRGEHIRVFPISNWTELDVWNYIRRERLDLPSIYFAHERRVFERDGILLSDSPLIQRDETETVFNETVRYRTVGDLTCTGAVKSTAAELDDIITEIAATRITERGQTRADDRTSEAAMEDRKREGYF
- a CDS encoding 3'(2'),5'-bisphosphate nucleotidase CysQ → MKSIRDDHEVARDLASEAGQLLLRLRARHGFAEPEVLRTLGDRTSHEFLFSALGRLRPSDAVLSEEGADDPARLSARRVWIIDPLDGTREFSEPGRTDWAVHVALWENGDLVAGAVALPAQGSTVSTVDPPWLPEERPAGQRLRITASRTRPPAFVQRMATQLGAEVVPMGSAGAKICAVMLGIADIYVHAGGQYEWDSAAPVAVARAAGLHTSRIDGSPLRYNVADPLLPDVLVCRSELSGMLLASIRDGADLDSAGPHAGG